AAAGACTTCAGGGGTCAAAGGATATTTTTGTTCTGGTTTAGCCGTCATGCTGATTCGGTTAACTGTTTCAGTTAAATTAGTATTTAAATTGCTAAAGCATAATTGTCGCATCACTGAGAGCCAAGCCCTGAACCCTATGACCCAACCTCATTCCCTCTATATTGGCCTTATGTCTGGAACCAGCCTAGATGGAATTGATGCTGTTTTAGCCCAGATTGGGTCCAACGGTGAAGCAAGTGCAGTAGAGGCCGTAAGTAGGCCCTTCTCACCTGAGCTACGTAAAGCCCTTTTTGAGCTCCAAAGTCCTGGCTCTAATGAGCTTCATCGAGAAAAGCAGGCTGGTAATGCCTTAGCCTTAGCTTATGCGGAGGCAGTAAGGGAACTTCTCAAAAAAGCCAATTTACAGCCATCTCACATTGCAGCAATTGGCGCTCATGGTCAGACGATTCGTCATCAACCGGATCTTGGAGATTTGGCATACACACACCAAACCCTGAACCCTGCACTCTTAGCAGAAAAAACGGGTATTGATGTCATTGCTGACTTTAGAAGTCGTGACCTTGCAGCAGGCGGTCATGGTGCTCCACTAGTCCCCGCTTTTCATGCACAGCAATTTGTAGAAGATAAAAATCTCGCTATTCTCAATATTGGCGGCATTGCAAATCTCACACTACTCCCTAGGACAGGTGAAGTCACTGGGTTTGATTGTGGACCAGGAAATATGTTGATGGATGCCTGGATACAAGAGCACCAAGGCAATGCTTTTGATGAGAATGGTAACTGGGCATTACAAGGTACAGTAAATGAAATTCTTCTTGCGAAGTTGCTATCAGACCCATTCTTTAAAAAAGCTCCGCCTAAGAGCACTGGTCGAGATGACTTTAATCTAAGGTGGTTGCAAGAAAAAATAGGTAATGAGAATCATCATACCGAGGATGTACAAGCTACCCTCTTACACCTAACAGCCCATTCCGCATTAGAAGCTTTAGTACATCATGCCCCGCAAACCCAAAAGCTGATTGTCTGTGGAGGCGGCGCCCGAAATACTGCTTTGATGAACTTACTCAAGGTCAAAGCACAACATTTATTTGAAGTGCCCTTAGAAATTTCAACAAGCGATTCAGCTGGTATTGATCCACAACTCGTTGAAGGTCTGGCTTTTGCTTGGCTTGCTTGGGCCCATAAAGAAAAACGGCCAGCAAATATGCCAGCCGTTACAGGAGCGAAGGGCCCTAGAATTCTGGGCGCTTGCTACCCTGCTTAGTTGCTAATTGCCTTAAGCAGAGAAAGAAGATCCGCAGCCACAAGTAGTTTGGGCATTTGGATTCTTGATCACAAACTGTGAACCATTGATATCTTCTTTGTAGTCAATCTCAGCACCAACTAAATATTGGAAGCTCATTGAATCCACCAAAAGAGTAACGCCATTCTTTTCAAAGAGCGTGTCATCTTCATTTACAGCATCATCAAATGTGAAGCCGTACTGAAAACCTGAGCAACCACCACCCTGAACGAATACGCGCAACTTCAACTCTGGATTACCTTCTTCGGCAATCAAGTCGGCCACTTTTGCAGCAGCGC
Above is a genomic segment from Polynucleobacter wuianus containing:
- a CDS encoding anhydro-N-acetylmuramic acid kinase; the encoded protein is MTQPHSLYIGLMSGTSLDGIDAVLAQIGSNGEASAVEAVSRPFSPELRKALFELQSPGSNELHREKQAGNALALAYAEAVRELLKKANLQPSHIAAIGAHGQTIRHQPDLGDLAYTHQTLNPALLAEKTGIDVIADFRSRDLAAGGHGAPLVPAFHAQQFVEDKNLAILNIGGIANLTLLPRTGEVTGFDCGPGNMLMDAWIQEHQGNAFDENGNWALQGTVNEILLAKLLSDPFFKKAPPKSTGRDDFNLRWLQEKIGNENHHTEDVQATLLHLTAHSALEALVHHAPQTQKLIVCGGGARNTALMNLLKVKAQHLFEVPLEISTSDSAGIDPQLVEGLAFAWLAWAHKEKRPANMPAVTGAKGPRILGACYPA
- the erpA gene encoding iron-sulfur cluster insertion protein ErpA, producing MTELAIQTAQDLAEPPTPLVFTDSAAAKVADLIAEEGNPELKLRVFVQGGGCSGFQYGFTFDDAVNEDDTLFEKNGVTLLVDSMSFQYLVGAEIDYKEDINGSQFVIKNPNAQTTCGCGSSFSA